The genomic region GAAACGCTGCAGGCGTTCCTTGATTTCGCTGGCCATCTGCTCGCGACCTTCGGTCAGCACCTGATCCATGGCGGTGGAGCCCACCACATGGCGCAGGGCGCTGTCGGTCGCTTGCTGCAGGCTGATCTCCGGCTGATCGACGTTCAGCACGAAGTCCTGCAGGTTGGTGATCTTGTACTGCACGGTCAGCGGCACTTCGACGATGTTCTCGTCTTCGGTCAGCATCTGCCCCTGCTTGGTGTAGGCACGCTCACGCGTGACGTTTTCCATGTACTTCCTGTCGATCGGCGGGAAATAGATATTCAGACCCGGACCGACCGTCTCGTAGTACTTGCCGAAGCGCAGCACCACGGCCTGCTCCTGCTCGTCAACGACATACACGGCGCTGTACAGCCAGACAGCCGCCAGCACGACGAGACCGATGCCCAGCAGGCCGAAACCACCGCCATTGCCGCCCGATCCACCACCGTCGTCATTGCGTTTCTTTCCGCCACCGAACAACCCATTCAGGCTTTCCTGCAGCTTGCGGAAGGCTTCGTCGAGATCCGGAGGGCCCTTGCGGTCGCCATTGTTACGACGCTTGCCACCCCAGGGATCCTGATTGTTCGAATTGCCACCCGGCTCATTCCAAGCCATAGCGCTCTCCATCTGATAAAGCAAAGACGCACCCACGGCGCGCCGACCAATGCTACAGAATGCCTGCGACAGCGGCACAACCGCTTTGTCAGGCTTTTATTGCAAAGTGTGTTGTTCGATGAACTCGGGCGGTTTCATGCCTTCGCGCGAGACCAATCGATTGAACTCGGTCATTGGCAGACGAATCGACAAAAGACAGGCGCCTTCTTCGTCATGTTCTTCCTTCTGAACCGCCCCCAACTCGAAGAACTGTGCACGCAGTCGAGCAAAACGCTGTGGCAAGCGCAAGGTGCCGACGAACAAATCATTGCCCAGCAACTCGGCAATCGCCTGTTCAAGCAGCTCCAGACCAACGCCCTCGCGCGCCGAAAGCCAGACCCGCTGCGGCTTGCCATCTTCGCCACGCTGGATCTGCGGCTCGACACCCTCGAGCAGATCGAGTTTGTTATACACCTCGAGGATCGGCAAGTCCTGGGCACCGATCTCGCCCAGCACCACCATCACCTGTTCGATCTGCAGCATCCGGTCCGGCTCGGCGGCATCGATCACGTGCAGCAGCAGGTCGGAGTTGCTCGACTCTTCGAGCGTAGCCCGAAATGCCTCGACCAGGTTATGCGGCAGATGTCGGATGAAGCCCACGGTATCAGCCAGCACGATCGGCCCGAGGTCATCGAGGTCGAGGCGGCGCAGGGTCGGGTCGAGGGTCGCGAACAGTTGATCCGCGGCATACACCTCGGAGTCGGTGACCGTGTTGAAGAGTGTGGATTTGCCGGCGTTGGTGTAGCCGACCAGCGATACGGTCGGGATATCGGCGCGCTTGCGCCCACGCCGGGACTGCTCGCGCTGGCTGCGAACCTTTTCCAGGCGGCCCTTGATCTGCCGCAGGCGGACCCGCAACAGGCGCCGGTCGGTTTCCAGCTGGGTTTCACCGGGACCACGCAGGCCGATACCGCCCTTCTGCCGCTCCAGGTGGGTCCAGCCGCGTACCAGGCGCGTGCTCATGTGCTCAAGCTGGGCCAGTTCGACCTGGAGCTTGCCTTCATGGGTACGTGCGCGCTGAGCGAAAATATCGAGAATCAGGCCCGTGCGATCAAGCACGCGACACTCGAAAGCACGTTCGAGGTTACGTTCCTGACTGGGCGTGAGGATGTGATTGAAAATCACGATGTCGATCTGCTCGGCCTTGACCAGGTCGCGAAGCTCCTCGACCTTGCCAGTGCCAATCAGATATTTGGCGGTTGGCCGATGACGCGGCACGCTGAACAGCGCGACGGTCTCGGCGCCAGCCGATGACGCCAACTCCTGAAACTCCTGCGGATCTTCGCGCGCCTCAGGGTCCTGACCTTCCAAGTGAACGAGAATGGTTCGCTCACCACCACCGTGGCGCTCAAAGAACAAAGGAGACTCCTATCAGGCGTTACCTGGCTCAGCGTCGCCCTGTTCGGATTCGGTTGCGCTAGGCAGGCGAATTGGACGAACCGGCACCACTGTAGAGATAGCGTGCTTGTAGACCATCTGGCTCACGGTGTTCTTCAGCAGAATCACGAACTGGTCGAAGGATTCGATCGTGCCCTGCAGTTTGATCCCGTTGACCAGGTAGATGGAAACCCCGACTTTCTCTTTACGCAAGGTATTCAAGTAAGGGTCTTGTAGCGAATGCCCTTTTGACATGTGCCGCACTCCTTTAAGGATCAATAATAAAAAATGAGCAAACAGTGACTTGTGCCGCTACCCCCCAAGGATAGACGGCATTTACAGGGACTCAGCTCAATATGGAGATCGTCCCCAAGTATTTCAAGGCGCGTGGCAGATTGCCGCAATCCAGGCTGTCCAACCAGTGCAAATCAGCCCAGCTGCGCAGCCAGGTAAACTGGCGCTTCGCCAATTGGCGCGTTGCGATGATGCCGCGCTCGCGCATTTCAGCTGACGTCAGCTTGCCATCCAGATGATCCCAGACTTGCCTGTAGCCTACAGCACGTATAGACGGCAACCCGACATGCAGGTCACTTCTCTTACGCAGGGCTACGACCTCATCTATGAACCCCTGTTCCAACATTTGTGTGAATCTTTGTGCAATCCGGTCATGCAGCACCTGGCGATTCGCTGGAGCGATGGCCAGATTGGCGACAGTATAGGGTAATTGCGGGCGTCCCGAAGCGGCTGCATCAGTACTTTGCGCAGATTGTCGCTGCCGATGGGCCGTCATGCTCAAGCCACTGACCCGATACACCTCCAGTGCCCGGCTCAATCGTTGCGGGTCATTGGGGTGAATCCGCGCCGCCGACTCCGGGTCGATACTTGCCAACTGTTCGTGCAGGGCTTGCCAACCCAGGCGCGCCGCCTGTTCCTCGATCTCGGCGCGAACCTCTGGGTCCGCCGCCGGCATATCCGCCAGGCCTTCGAGCAAAGCCTTGTAGTAGAGCATCGTACCGCCCACCAGCAGGGGGATTTTGCCGCGCGCGGTGATCTCGGCCATGGCCGCCAGAGCATCATGGCGGAATTCGGCCGCCGAATAGCTCTGTGCCGGGTCGAGGATATCGATCAGACGATGCGGAAACTGGGCCAGCAGCGCCTTCGAAGGCTTGGCGGTGCCGATGTCCATGCCCCGGTAAACCAGGGCGGAATCGACACTGATCAACTCGCAGGGCAGTACCTTGGTCAATTCGATGGCCAGATCGGTCTTGCCGGCCGCCGTGGGCCCCATCAGGAAAATCGCTGGTGGGAGGGTTTTCGAAGCTGTCATCAACGTCCGCGCAGGAAAAGTTTGTCCAGGTCATCAAGACCCAGTTGAGTCCAGGTCGGACGCCCATGGTTGCACTGGCCGCTGCGCTCGGTATTTTCCATATCCCGCAGCAAACCGTTCATTTCCGGCAGGGCCAGGCGCCGATTGGCGCGCACGGCACCATGACAGGCCATGGTTCCGAGCAATTCGTTCAGATGCGCCTGGATGCGATCGCTGGTGCCGTACTCCATCAGGTCTGCCAGCACATCCTGCACCAGCCGGTTGGCTTCGGCCTGCTTGAGCAGGGCCGGAATCTGGCGGATGGCGATACTTTCCGGCCCCAACCGTTGCAGTTCGAAGCCCAGGCGCTGAAACCAGACCGCGTGCTCCTCGGCACAGTCGGCCTCGCGCTGGCTCAGCGCCAGGGACTCGGGCACCAGCAGCGGCTGGCCACTGAGGCCCTCGCTGGCCATGGCGATCTTGAGCCGTTCGTACATGATTCGCTCGTGGGCGGCGTGCATATCCACAAGCACCAGGCCCTGGGCGTTCTCAGCGAGGATGTAGATGCCCTTGAGTTGTGCCAGGGCATAGCCCAGCGGCGGCACATCGCCCTGGCCTTCGGGCAGGGCCGGTACGCCCGCCTCGGGCAAGGGCGCGAAAAACTCGCGATAGACGCTTTGCGTCTCTGCGACTGGCGGCATCTGCGTCGATTGCGGACGATACTGATATTGATACCCGGCACCGGAACCCGATCCGGCAGCCGGTGTAGAAGGCGAAAATGGCTGGGACTGCGACTGCTCCAACAGGTTGGCGGCGAGGCGCATCTCCCCCTGCGGGCCGAACTCGCCCGCCTCGAGCCCCGTGGGACGGACGATCCCGGCTACCGCCGCAGGCGCCGCCAACTGGTCTTCCGGCCGCACATCGCCAAGGGCACGGTGCAGCGTGCCATAGAGGAAGTCGTGGACCATGCGCCCATCACGAAAACGCACCTCGTGCTTGGTCGGGTGCACGTTGACGTCGACCGCTGCCGGATCGACCTCCAGGAACAGCACGAAAGTCGGGTGCCGCCCGTTGAACAGCACGTCGCGATAGGCCTGGCGCACCGCGTGAGCCACCAGCTTGTCACGGACCGCACGGCCATTGACATAGAAATACTGCAAGTCGGCCTGGCTACGGGAGAAGGTCGGCAAACCGACCCAGCCCCACAAATGCAGGCCATTACGCTCGACGTCGATCGGCAGCGCCTGCTCGAGAAAGCCCGAACCGCAGACTGCCGCCACACGCCGGGCACGGGCCGCATCGTCATGGGCTTCGTGCAGGGCAAGAATGCCCTTGCCGTTGTGCCGCAGATGAAAGGCCACATCGAAGCGGGCCAGCGCCAGGCGCTTGATCACCTCTTGCAGGTGGTCGAACTCGGTTTTCTCGGCCTTGAGGAACTTGCGGCGAGCCGGGGTATTGAAAAACAGGTCGCGCACTTCCACCGACGTACCGACCGGGTGGGCCGCCGGCTGAACCCGGGCTTCCATCTCACGCCCTTCGGTTTCCACCTGCCAGGCCTGATCGGCGTCGCGGGTTCGCGAGGTCAGGGTCAGGCGGGCCACGGAGCTGATGGATGCCAGGGCCTCACCGCGAAAGCCCAGGCTCATCACCTGCTCAAGGTCTTCCAGATTGCGAATCTTGCTGGTGGCATGGCGCGCCAGGGCCAGCGGTAACTCTTCGGAGGAGATGCCACTGCCATCGTCGCGCACCCGCAGCAGCTTGACCCCAGCCTGTTCGACATCCACATCGATACGCCTGGCGCCGGAGTCGAGGCTGTTTTCCAGCAACTCCTTGATCACCGAAGCCGGCCGCTCGACCACCTCGCCCGCGGCAATCTGGTTGGCCAGACGCGGGCTGAGCAGCTCGATACGGGCGCGCTCGCTCACATTCGACTCGCTCATTGCTTGGCCGCCAATTCAGTGCCTGGAATGGTCAGGGTCTGACCCACCTTGAGTTCATCGCTGCTCAGACTGTTGACGCTGCGCAGGGTTGCCACCGACACCTGATAGCGCACAGCCAGCATCGCCAGCGTCTCGCCCGGCGCAACGCGATGATCACGCGGCCCCTGGGCGATCTTGCCGGAGTCGCGCAACCAGGCGATGTAGGTGCCCGGCGGCGGGTTCTGCTGGAAGAACTGGCGGATGCCGCTGCTGATGGACCGAGCCAGCGCCTGCTGGTGGTTGGTCGAGGCCAGCTTGGAGGCTTCGTTGGAGTTGGAAATGAACCCGGTTTCCACCAGGATCGACGGAATATCCGGCGATTTGAGCACCATGAAGCCCGCCTGCTCGACCCGCTGCTTGTGCAGGGGAGTGACCCGGCCAATATTGCTCAGCACCTTCTGCCCGACGTTCAGGCTGGAGGTCATGGACGCCGTCATCGACAGGTCCAGCAGCACGCCGGCAAGCATCTTGTCCTTGTCGTCGAGGCTGACGTTGCCAGCACCGCCGATCAGGTCGGAACGGTTTTCACTGTCGGCCAGCCAGCGCGCGGTCTCGGACGTCGCGCCGCGATCAGACAGGGCGAACACCGAAGCACCGAACGCGGCCGCCGACGGTGCGGCATCGGCGTGGATCGAGACGAACAGGTCCGCACCTTTCTTGCGGGCGATTTCAGTACGTCCGCGCAATGGAATGAAGTAGTCGCCGGTACGGGTCAGTTCGGCGCGATAGCCCTTCTGGCCATTGACCTGGCGCTGCAACTCACGGGCGATCGACAACACCACGTCTTTCTCGTGCTGGCCACGCGAGCCGGAGGCGCCCGGGTCTTCACCGCCGTGACCGGCATCGATCACCACAATGATATCGCGCTTGCCGGCAGGGGCCGGCGGCAGCTTGATCGCCGGCTCGGCTGGCGTCACGGGCACGGCTGGCAAGGTGGCCACGCTCGGCGTCGGATTGGAGGCAGGCGTCGGCGGCGGTGCCGCATCGGCCGGATTGTCGAACAGGTCAACCACCAGACGGTTGCCATACTGCGCATTCGGCGCCAGGGTGAAGCTCTTGGGAGTCACCGCTTTTTTCAGGTCGACCACCACCCGCAGGTCGGTCGGTGTGCGCTGGGCGGCACGTACGCTGGTGATCGGCGTGTTGGCGGTCGGCACGTTCAATGGTCCGGCCAAGGTCGCGCCATTGATGTCGATCACCAGGCGATCGGGTGCCGTCAGCGTGAAGACGCTGTGCTGGACCGAACCGGACAGGTCGAACACCAGCCGTGTGTTATCCGGGGCTCGCCACAGTCGAACACTTTTGACCTGTGTCGCCGCCACGGCATCCACGGTCAGTGCCGCAAACAACAATCCTGCGACTGCAAGCAACGCGCGAAAGCGCATACCAAACCCCATCTTCTATTTGAACTCCAATGCCAATGCGGCACACCAGGCATCGCCTCGCGGCCCTTGGGACAACAAACGCAGCGAACGCCCGCCATCCTGCGGGCTAATGGTAATGGTCAGGTCGGGCTTTGGCAAAAAGCCTGCCCCCTTGTCGGGCCATTCGATCAGGCACAGCGCATCGCCTGTGAAATAGTCGCGAATCCCCAGGTATTCAAGCTCTTCCGGATCGACCAGCCGGTACAGGTCAAAATGATACGCCCTGACTTCAGCGAATTCGTACGGCTCAACGAGCGTAAACGTCGGACTCTTGACCGCTCCGGTATGCCCAAGCCCGCGAATGATGCCCCGCGACAGCGTGGTCTTGCCGGCCCCCAGGTCGCCTTCGAGGAAGATCACCCCGACACCGCCGGTCACTTCGGCGATTTTCTGGCCAAACTCCACCATGCGCTGTTCATCAGGCAGTTGAAGGGTTAATTCAGGCACGGCGATTGTTCCTCCAACAACTGACGAATGACTGGAATCAGATCACTGGCCGCCAGCCCACGGCCTTTTTCACCTTGCAACTCACCCGCGCGGGCATGCAACCAGACGGCCAGGCAAGCCGCCTCGAACCCTGCCATGCCCTGGGCCCGCAACGCCCCGATCAAACCCGCCAGAACATCACCCAGCCCCGCCGTAGCCATTGCCGGGTGGCCATGATTACAGACCGAAACCCGCCCATCGGGCGCGGCAATCAGGCTGCCGGCGCCCTTGAGCACACAGACCGTCTGATATTTCGCCGCCAACGCGCGCACCACGCTGACCCGGTCGGCCTGCACCTGGGCGGTCGACACCCCCAGCAATCGCGCAGCTTCTGCAGGATGCGGCGTCATCACACTGTCGACCGGCAGGTGCGTCCCGCCCTGGGCCAGCAGGTTCAGCGCATCGGCATCCCAGACCTGCGCCACTGCGGTATTCGCCGCGACCGACAGCAGGCTGCGGCTCCAGGCGGACTGCCCGAGCCCCGGCCCGACCACCAGCACGCTGGCCTTCTGAAGCGTTGCCATCAACTGATTGGCCGACTCGACACCCAGCACCATCACTTCCGGCAGACGCGCCAGCGCTGCGACCACATGCTCGGCACGCGTCGCCAGTGACACCAGCCCGGCCCCACCACGCAAGGCGGTCTCGGCGCTGAGCAGGATCGACCCGCCAAAATGCCGGTCGCCACCGATCAGCAGGACATGCCCGAACTGGCCCTTGTGAGCGTCCGATTGACGCGCGGGAAGGCTCGGCAAGGTAGCGAGGGTCAGCGACTGAATATCGGGAAAAGGGGGTTTAGTTTGCGGCATGCGTCGTTCGGCTCCGATGTCTGGCAGAATTATACGCACCAAAGCCTAGGTTTCTCCCGTCTCATGCCTGTAAATAGCGTCGACCTTCCCGCCCTTGCCCACTCCATCAAACAATGGGCTCGCGAACTGGGCTTCCAGCAGGTCGGCATTGCGGGCCTGGAACTGGGTGAACATGAGCAGCATCTGCAACGCTGGCTCGATGCAGGCTATCACGGCGACATGGACTACATGGGCGCCCACGGCAGCAAACGCTCGCACCCGGACGAACTGGTCCCCGGCACGCTGCGGGTCGTCTCACTGCGCATGGACTACCTGCCGGGCGACACGCAGATGGTCCAGCGCCTGGCCGAACCGGAAAAAGCCTACGTCTCGCGCTACGCCCTTGGGCGCGATTACCACAAGCTGATCCGTAAACGCCTGCAGCAATTGGCCGAACGGATCCAGCAGGTGATCGGCCCCTTTGGTTATCGCGCCTTCGTCGACAGCGCCCCGGTCCTGGAAAAGGCCATCGCCGAACAGGCCGGTCTGGGCTGGATCGGCAAGAACACCCTGGTACTCAATCGCAAGGCCGGCAGCTACTTCTTTCTCGGCGAGCTGTTCGTCGACCTGCCGCTGCCGGTGGACGAGCCTCACGCAACGGAACATTGCGGACGCTGCACGGCGTGCATGGATATCTGTCCGACAGCCGCATTCGTCGGACCTTACATGCTGGACGCCCGACGCTGCATTTCCTACCTGACCATCGAACTCAAGACCGCTATCCCGGAAGAATTGCGACCCCTGATCGGCAACCGGGTATTCGGCTGCGACGACTGCCAGGTCGTCTGCCCCTGGAACCGTTTCGCCCGTCCGTCCGCCGAGAACGACTTCCAGCCCCGACACAGCCTGGATAATGCCGGGTTGGCAGAGCTGTTCCGCTGGGATGAAGAGACCTTCCTGAAAAACACCGAGGGTTCGCCGCTGCGCCGCGCCGGTTACGAACGCTGGTTGCGCAACCTGGCCGTCGGCCTGGGCAATGCACCGTCGACCATCGCAGTACTCGAGGCCCTCGACAGCCGGCGGGATTATCCGTCCGAGCTGGTCCAGGAACACGTGCAATGGGCCCTGCGCCAGCATGCAGAGCGGGCCGCCCCGTCCTGATCCCGTCAGGCCTCGTCGTTATAGACGAACTTGGGCATTTCCCAGTGAAACCGGATGGCCAACAGGCGCAGCAGGAAGCCGCCGAACAGCGTGATCAGCACCGCCTGCTCACTGGGCAGTTGCCAATAGGTGCAACCAAGAAAACACCAGGCGGCAGCGAAGGAGACGCTGGCATAGAGTTCACGACGGAACACCAGCGGGATGTCGTTGCAGAAGATATCCCGCAA from Pseudomonas asplenii harbors:
- the hflK gene encoding FtsH protease activity modulator HflK, which gives rise to MAWNEPGGNSNNQDPWGGKRRNNGDRKGPPDLDEAFRKLQESLNGLFGGGKKRNDDGGGSGGNGGGFGLLGIGLVVLAAVWLYSAVYVVDEQEQAVVLRFGKYYETVGPGLNIYFPPIDRKYMENVTRERAYTKQGQMLTEDENIVEVPLTVQYKITNLQDFVLNVDQPEISLQQATDSALRHVVGSTAMDQVLTEGREQMASEIKERLQRFLDTYRTGITVTQVNVQSAAAPREVQEAFDDVIRAREDEQRSRNQAEGYANGVVPEARGQAQRIIEDANGYRDEVVSRAKGEADRFTKLVAEYRKAPEVTRQRLYLDTMQEVFSNTSKVLVTGNKNGQSNLLYLPLDKMIQNSPAGSSPVTGSAAASSNTDATPHITDLPQTRTRESR
- the hflX gene encoding ribosome rescue GTPase HflX, yielding MFFERHGGGERTILVHLEGQDPEAREDPQEFQELASSAGAETVALFSVPRHRPTAKYLIGTGKVEELRDLVKAEQIDIVIFNHILTPSQERNLERAFECRVLDRTGLILDIFAQRARTHEGKLQVELAQLEHMSTRLVRGWTHLERQKGGIGLRGPGETQLETDRRLLRVRLRQIKGRLEKVRSQREQSRRGRKRADIPTVSLVGYTNAGKSTLFNTVTDSEVYAADQLFATLDPTLRRLDLDDLGPIVLADTVGFIRHLPHNLVEAFRATLEESSNSDLLLHVIDAAEPDRMLQIEQVMVVLGEIGAQDLPILEVYNKLDLLEGVEPQIQRGEDGKPQRVWLSAREGVGLELLEQAIAELLGNDLFVGTLRLPQRFARLRAQFFELGAVQKEEHDEEGACLLSIRLPMTEFNRLVSREGMKPPEFIEQHTLQ
- the hfq gene encoding RNA chaperone Hfq; its protein translation is MSKGHSLQDPYLNTLRKEKVGVSIYLVNGIKLQGTIESFDQFVILLKNTVSQMVYKHAISTVVPVRPIRLPSATESEQGDAEPGNA
- the miaA gene encoding tRNA (adenosine(37)-N6)-dimethylallyltransferase MiaA is translated as MTASKTLPPAIFLMGPTAAGKTDLAIELTKVLPCELISVDSALVYRGMDIGTAKPSKALLAQFPHRLIDILDPAQSYSAAEFRHDALAAMAEITARGKIPLLVGGTMLYYKALLEGLADMPAADPEVRAEIEEQAARLGWQALHEQLASIDPESAARIHPNDPQRLSRALEVYRVSGLSMTAHRQRQSAQSTDAAASGRPQLPYTVANLAIAPANRQVLHDRIAQRFTQMLEQGFIDEVVALRKRSDLHVGLPSIRAVGYRQVWDHLDGKLTSAEMRERGIIATRQLAKRQFTWLRSWADLHWLDSLDCGNLPRALKYLGTISILS
- the mutL gene encoding DNA mismatch repair endonuclease MutL, producing the protein MSERARIELLSPRLANQIAAGEVVERPASVIKELLENSLDSGARRIDVDVEQAGVKLLRVRDDGSGISSEELPLALARHATSKIRNLEDLEQVMSLGFRGEALASISSVARLTLTSRTRDADQAWQVETEGREMEARVQPAAHPVGTSVEVRDLFFNTPARRKFLKAEKTEFDHLQEVIKRLALARFDVAFHLRHNGKGILALHEAHDDAARARRVAAVCGSGFLEQALPIDVERNGLHLWGWVGLPTFSRSQADLQYFYVNGRAVRDKLVAHAVRQAYRDVLFNGRHPTFVLFLEVDPAAVDVNVHPTKHEVRFRDGRMVHDFLYGTLHRALGDVRPEDQLAAPAAVAGIVRPTGLEAGEFGPQGEMRLAANLLEQSQSQPFSPSTPAAGSGSGAGYQYQYRPQSTQMPPVAETQSVYREFFAPLPEAGVPALPEGQGDVPPLGYALAQLKGIYILAENAQGLVLVDMHAAHERIMYERLKIAMASEGLSGQPLLVPESLALSQREADCAEEHAVWFQRLGFELQRLGPESIAIRQIPALLKQAEANRLVQDVLADLMEYGTSDRIQAHLNELLGTMACHGAVRANRRLALPEMNGLLRDMENTERSGQCNHGRPTWTQLGLDDLDKLFLRGR
- a CDS encoding N-acetylmuramoyl-L-alanine amidase, whose translation is MGFGMRFRALLAVAGLLFAALTVDAVAATQVKSVRLWRAPDNTRLVFDLSGSVQHSVFTLTAPDRLVIDINGATLAGPLNVPTANTPITSVRAAQRTPTDLRVVVDLKKAVTPKSFTLAPNAQYGNRLVVDLFDNPADAAPPPTPASNPTPSVATLPAVPVTPAEPAIKLPPAPAGKRDIIVVIDAGHGGEDPGASGSRGQHEKDVVLSIARELQRQVNGQKGYRAELTRTGDYFIPLRGRTEIARKKGADLFVSIHADAAPSAAAFGASVFALSDRGATSETARWLADSENRSDLIGGAGNVSLDDKDKMLAGVLLDLSMTASMTSSLNVGQKVLSNIGRVTPLHKQRVEQAGFMVLKSPDIPSILVETGFISNSNEASKLASTNHQQALARSISSGIRQFFQQNPPPGTYIAWLRDSGKIAQGPRDHRVAPGETLAMLAVRYQVSVATLRSVNSLSSDELKVGQTLTIPGTELAAKQ
- the tsaE gene encoding tRNA (adenosine(37)-N6)-threonylcarbamoyltransferase complex ATPase subunit type 1 TsaE, whose amino-acid sequence is MPELTLQLPDEQRMVEFGQKIAEVTGGVGVIFLEGDLGAGKTTLSRGIIRGLGHTGAVKSPTFTLVEPYEFAEVRAYHFDLYRLVDPEELEYLGIRDYFTGDALCLIEWPDKGAGFLPKPDLTITISPQDGGRSLRLLSQGPRGDAWCAALALEFK
- a CDS encoding NAD(P)H-hydrate dehydratase codes for the protein MPQTKPPFPDIQSLTLATLPSLPARQSDAHKGQFGHVLLIGGDRHFGGSILLSAETALRGGAGLVSLATRAEHVVAALARLPEVMVLGVESANQLMATLQKASVLVVGPGLGQSAWSRSLLSVAANTAVAQVWDADALNLLAQGGTHLPVDSVMTPHPAEAARLLGVSTAQVQADRVSVVRALAAKYQTVCVLKGAGSLIAAPDGRVSVCNHGHPAMATAGLGDVLAGLIGALRAQGMAGFEAACLAVWLHARAGELQGEKGRGLAASDLIPVIRQLLEEQSPCLN
- the queG gene encoding tRNA epoxyqueuosine(34) reductase QueG; translated protein: MPVNSVDLPALAHSIKQWARELGFQQVGIAGLELGEHEQHLQRWLDAGYHGDMDYMGAHGSKRSHPDELVPGTLRVVSLRMDYLPGDTQMVQRLAEPEKAYVSRYALGRDYHKLIRKRLQQLAERIQQVIGPFGYRAFVDSAPVLEKAIAEQAGLGWIGKNTLVLNRKAGSYFFLGELFVDLPLPVDEPHATEHCGRCTACMDICPTAAFVGPYMLDARRCISYLTIELKTAIPEELRPLIGNRVFGCDDCQVVCPWNRFARPSAENDFQPRHSLDNAGLAELFRWDEETFLKNTEGSPLRRAGYERWLRNLAVGLGNAPSTIAVLEALDSRRDYPSELVQEHVQWALRQHAERAAPS